Within the Flavobacterium sp. CG_23.5 genome, the region TTCAAAAGCATTTTCCCAACCGCTTCTTGGTTCAGATTTCGGTTTTAGGATAATATATCCTTTTTCAAGAATAAGTTCTACTTTATCCGTGATATTATATTTTTCTAATAAAGTTTTCGATAAACGAATTCCTTTAGAATTTCCAATTTGAATAACAGAAATATCCATAACCTTTTTAATTTAGTAGCCACAAAGTTATTACATTTTTTTTAGCTTCAACTACTTTAAACCATTATTTTTTTTGGCTGTGCAACATAACGGCAGTTTATCCGATAGCTTTCGGGCAAAAAACCTATAAAGGTTTTTTAAGTTAATGTGGAGTAGCTATAGTTGATATATTGCACGATAGAAAGACACTTTTTAAATTATATACAATTGTTTTTCGAATTTTTTAGTGGCGTAAAAAAATTTTAACTTCTGCAAAAACAGTATTCCATAAAAAAAGAAGCAATCTAGCCTCTTGAATTTCCTAAACTTCAATCACGATAAACCCATAGGAGCGGAATCACAACCAGTTTATCCCACTTTTTTATATTTTATTGGCGTTCGATGAATTTCATTTCGTTCAACAGAGGATTCATTGTTAGTTTTGCAAGCCCAACAAACCCTTAGCTTTTGGTGGCTGGTTTTTTATTTAGGTTCTTTTTTATTAAATTTTTACCCATAAAATACATTCCTATTATTATAAATGGAATACTCAACATTTGTCCCATATTTAATTTCATTCCATCTTCAAATTCCACTTGATTTATTTTTACAAACTCAATTAAAATTCTCATTATGAAAATTAAAGTTATTGCTAAACCAAACAAGAAACCATTTCCTAACTTTATGTTTTCCGTTTTGTAAATGGTAAAAACTATAATGAAAATTATTAAATACGAAATTGCTTCATAAAGTTGGGCTGGATGTCTTGGTATATTGTCAACACGTCTAAATATAAATGCCCAAGGCATTGTAGTCGGATTACCAATCATTTCTGAGTTCATTAAATTAGCAAGTCTTATAAATGTTGCACCAAGTGGTGCAACAATGGCAATTAAATCAAGTATTTTAAGATATTTTATTTCGTATTTTCTTGAATATAAATAAAGTGAAACAATCAATCCGATTGTTCCGCCGTGGCTTGCTAAGCCAGTATAGCCAGTAAATTTTATTTCTCCGATTTGATTTATTTTGATTGGTAAAAATATTTCTAATATATTTTTTGAATAATACTCAAAGTCATAAAATAGACAATGTCCAAGTCTTGCTCCGACAAGAATTCCAACTATACCGTATATAAACAACGCTTCGTGTGCGCTATCTTTTAAGTTTTCTCTTTTGAAAATTCCTTTTAGAATGTATGCGCATAAAAGTAAACCAGAACCAAATAACAGTCCGTAATATTTTAATGGAAACCCGAAAATATTAATTATTTGCGAGTCAAAATCCCAATTTATGTATAATTCAATCATTTTTTTTTATTAATTTCTATTTTCTGCGATTTTTCGGTAAACTAGCCACCAACTCTTAGATAGATGCAACTCCTTAAAATTGCTAACTATTTAATGTATTGATTGTCACTGTTTTAATTTCTACAATACAAAAAAGACATTGCATTTTTTTGTACTAATAAATCTTATATTTTAAATTCCTATTCCTAATTAACATTAAGGAATTTAACTATGAATAAATGCAGTTACAAGGAATCAAATGTAGCGCTTTATTCTTACAAAATAAAGACGCTTTTTAATTTTTGTACAAATGTTTTTCGAATTTTTTAATGGTGTAAAAAAGTTATAAGTACTGCAAAAACAATATTCCATAAAAAAAAGAGGCGCTTACGCCTCTTTAATTTCTTAACATTCAATAATGATAGCCCCATATGAGCGGAATCACAACAGCTTCGTGGAAAAAATTCTTCATTGTTGGTTTTGCAAACGAAGCTTTTGCTAGTGGTATTAGCCTATTTTTTTATAATTTTTTCGGTCTTTACGTTACCATTAATATCTATCAATTTCGCTATATATAAACCAGTTTCTAAATTTTTTAAAGATATTTTATTATCTACATGATCAATATTATTTATTATTCTACCATTTAAATCAGAAATTATGATTTCTTTTATTTCTATCTCACTTTTAATATATAAATAATCTGATGTGGGATTTGGATAAATGGTTAATCTATTTTTAGTTTCTAATTCAGATAATCCCAAAGTAGAATCTTTAATAATTATAACTTTATTGTCAGTTGTATTAAAGGCGTAACAACCATTTCCGCATGTTATAATATTCTTCACTGAACCAAATGCTTGCGAAATAGGTAAACTATCAAAAAGCAAAAATGTATTTGGGTTAAACCTCTTGAATGTAATATTTCCAGAAAAATCATAACTTGCAAAGCAAACTCTATTGTAATATGTATCATAAACAACTGGACCTGTTGTATTTGTAAATTTTCCAATTACGAATGGTGCAGTTGTAATATCTACAACTTTACCGTCAAATGAATACAGATAATTGTCTTTGTAAATAAAATCTAAATAAAAGTTAGATAAAACATTTTGAGCTACACTTACATTAGTTACTCCACTATTATTTACAGATAATCTTCTAATTCCAAACTCGGTTGTTTCATTATTGTATCCAATTAATGCGTTTGGACTTGTAAATTCTATTCTGTTACTTCCTGTATGGTCAGGTGTTGTTGTTGGTCTCATGACATTATTGTCGTAAATTACAACTCCTTCGTGTCTAGGTGAAAAGCCATTATTTTTTCTTGAAATAGCAATAGTTGTTGATTGACCTGGCATAACTTCAATATCTTCCACATAAAACGAACCTGTAGAAGGGTCACTTCCTAAACTAAATTGAAGACCTGCAGTTTGATTTGCAACATCAAATCTTCTAACTGTTGAAGAACCGCTAAAGCCGGAATATATATATTGACCATTATCAGAAATTGCCAAAACTGTAGGCTCACTACCTATAAAGACAGTGTTTACTAATGTATTATTAGTAGGATTAATGATTCCAATACTATTTCCGTTTGAACCATTTGAACTAGGGATACTTGCATAAATTTTATTTGTAAATGAATCGTATACCAAATCATTTGTTGTTAAGTTTAGTGTATTAACCTGTAATTGTGCAAATGATAACATGCTACTTCCAAGCAATAGAAAAGGTAGAATTTTTTTCATTTTTATTTAATTTTTGTTGATTTTGTTTTTTTTAGTTTTCTGCTAACTCTTAAATGTATACTACTCCTTAGAAAGTGCTAAATATTTAATTTACTTGATTGTTACTATTTTAATTTCAGCAACACAAAAAACGCATCGTGTTTTTTTCTATCAACAAACCTAATATGTCACTTTTTATACTTCTATTCTCGATAAAATTATAAGGAATTTGACTATAATTAAGTGCAGTTCAACAAATCAAATATAGTGTTTTATTCTTACAAAAATAATATAACATGATGTGAATTCCTACCGTATT harbors:
- the lgt gene encoding prolipoprotein diacylglyceryl transferase, whose amino-acid sequence is MIELYINWDFDSQIINIFGFPLKYYGLLFGSGLLLCAYILKGIFKRENLKDSAHEALFIYGIVGILVGARLGHCLFYDFEYYSKNILEIFLPIKINQIGEIKFTGYTGLASHGGTIGLIVSLYLYSRKYEIKYLKILDLIAIVAPLGATFIRLANLMNSEMIGNPTTMPWAFIFRRVDNIPRHPAQLYEAISYLIIFIIVFTIYKTENIKLGNGFLFGLAITLIFIMRILIEFVKINQVEFEDGMKLNMGQMLSIPFIIIGMYFMGKNLIKKNLNKKPATKS
- a CDS encoding T9SS type A sorting domain-containing protein encodes the protein MKKILPFLLLGSSMLSFAQLQVNTLNLTTNDLVYDSFTNKIYASIPSSNGSNGNSIGIINPTNNTLVNTVFIGSEPTVLAISDNGQYIYSGFSGSSTVRRFDVANQTAGLQFSLGSDPSTGSFYVEDIEVMPGQSTTIAISRKNNGFSPRHEGVVIYDNNVMRPTTTPDHTGSNRIEFTSPNALIGYNNETTEFGIRRLSVNNSGVTNVSVAQNVLSNFYLDFIYKDNYLYSFDGKVVDITTAPFVIGKFTNTTGPVVYDTYYNRVCFASYDFSGNITFKRFNPNTFLLFDSLPISQAFGSVKNIITCGNGCYAFNTTDNKVIIIKDSTLGLSELETKNRLTIYPNPTSDYLYIKSEIEIKEIIISDLNGRIINNIDHVDNKISLKNLETGLYIAKLIDINGNVKTEKIIKK
- a CDS encoding AbrB/MazE/SpoVT family DNA-binding domain-containing protein, with protein sequence MDISVIQIGNSKGIRLSKTLLEKYNITDKVELILEKGYIILKPKSEPRSGWENAFEKMHKNGDDSLLINDFFEDENLEEWS